A genome region from Myroides fluvii includes the following:
- a CDS encoding DJ-1/PfpI family protein, whose amino-acid sequence MAKKVLMLAGDFVEDYEVMVPYQALLSVGVAVDVVCPGKKKNDIIATAIHDFVGFQTYAESRGHNFVINKSFDEVKVEDYAGLYVCGGRAPEYIRLNKNVIKIVQYFFEKNLPVAAICHGIQVLTPANVLKGRTLTAYPAVGPDVVVAGGIYKEIDADKAITEGNLTTSPAWPGHPAILSEFYKLLGIKIG is encoded by the coding sequence ATGGCAAAAAAAGTATTAATGTTAGCAGGTGACTTCGTAGAAGATTATGAAGTAATGGTTCCGTATCAAGCATTATTGTCTGTTGGAGTAGCGGTGGATGTAGTTTGCCCAGGAAAGAAAAAGAATGATATCATCGCAACGGCCATTCACGATTTTGTAGGGTTTCAAACTTATGCAGAAAGTAGAGGACATAATTTTGTAATCAACAAGAGTTTTGATGAGGTAAAAGTGGAAGATTATGCTGGTTTGTACGTATGTGGAGGTCGCGCACCAGAGTATATTCGCTTAAATAAAAATGTGATTAAAATCGTGCAGTATTTCTTTGAAAAAAACTTACCTGTTGCGGCGATTTGTCACGGTATCCAAGTCTTAACCCCTGCTAATGTATTAAAAGGGAGAACCCTTACCGCTTATCCAGCAGTGGGGCCAGATGTTGTTGTAGCTGGAGGCATTTACAAGGAAATTGATGCAGATAAAGCAATAACAGAGGGCAATTTAACAACTTCACCAGCATGGCCAGGACATCCTGCTATTTTGAGTGAATTTTATAAGCTCTTGGGAATCAAAATTGGCTAA
- a CDS encoding Fur family transcriptional regulator gives MKNIEEELLAKNIKPTAMRILVLKFLKQQLGAVSLADIENSFDQSDRVTIYRTVKTFESKGLLHSITANNVTQYALCSAKCSEDNHRDTHLHFVCNQCKKTICLTQVAIPPIEIPEGFQLSEIEVTVKGVCEHCQA, from the coding sequence ATGAAGAATATTGAGGAAGAGTTACTAGCCAAAAACATTAAACCTACTGCAATGCGGATTTTAGTGCTTAAATTTTTAAAGCAGCAACTAGGAGCCGTGTCTTTAGCCGATATAGAAAATAGTTTTGACCAATCGGATCGAGTGACAATTTATCGCACGGTAAAAACTTTTGAAAGCAAAGGATTGTTACACAGTATTACGGCGAATAATGTAACGCAATATGCCTTGTGTTCTGCTAAGTGTTCTGAAGACAATCACAGAGATACTCATTTACACTTTGTTTGCAATCAATGTAAAAAGACAATTTGCTTGACACAAGTCGCTATTCCCCCTATTGAAATACCGGAGGGATTTCAGCTCAGCGAAATAGAAGTGACTGTCAAAGGCGTGTGTGAACATTGTCAGGCGTAA
- a CDS encoding lipoprotein, protein MKKLFFILCATLGLASCNQKVAPPQTVTVKDQFTMEMPSTLAVMTDLYPNADIQYGNTYKQVYIIAKESPKTTEEDFKAFTQKALAAYASRPDYEIVKEDEVRINGLPGKIYKLSMSQEGNFMYMIQVLIEGKKGNYEIIGWTIGQNKDYQGDELINIISTFKEL, encoded by the coding sequence ATGAAAAAACTATTCTTTATTCTTTGCGCAACACTAGGATTGGCTAGTTGTAATCAAAAAGTGGCACCTCCTCAAACGGTAACGGTTAAGGATCAATTTACTATGGAAATGCCTTCGACACTAGCGGTTATGACAGATCTTTATCCGAATGCGGATATTCAGTATGGGAATACGTACAAACAAGTGTACATTATTGCAAAAGAATCTCCAAAAACAACAGAAGAAGATTTCAAAGCATTCACTCAAAAAGCACTAGCAGCTTATGCTAGCAGACCTGATTATGAAATTGTAAAAGAAGATGAAGTTCGCATTAATGGTTTACCTGGGAAAATCTACAAACTATCCATGTCACAAGAAGGAAACTTTATGTACATGATTCAAGTGCTGATTGAAGGTAAAAAAGGAAATTACGAAATTATCGGTTGGACAATTGGACAAAACAAAGACTATCAAGGTGATGAATTGATAAATATTATTTCGACTTTCAAAGAGTTATAG
- a CDS encoding aromatic amino acid transport family protein → MQKLIGSILIVAGTTIGAGMLAMPIISAKVGFLFMSFTLFCIWFAMFYTSVLLVNVYRYNPTSAGFNTLTLKYLGKPGAIITGLSMLTLMYALVSAYIAGGGDILRSNLEQLLHFEVSPQLSAILFTLIFGGIIAFGTRAVDYSTKVIFTIKILCLCLVLGLLLPHIEMAYLSYVPQSPFPVLATIPIIFTSFGFSVVIPSLVKYLDGNLRQLKWVFFIGSIIPLLLYLIWELTILGNIESSVFSAILQNNAGLEGLLLSIREINSSPFIKVAFTIFAAAAILTSFWGVALALNDYIKDLAKDRPKIKHNASAFILTFLPPILFALFYPDGFVIALGYASISLVVLALIIPMLMLQKAKKIAGEKTSLFQYIIYGFLWILSILIVVLQILLALDALPS, encoded by the coding sequence ATGCAAAAATTAATCGGAAGTATTCTTATTGTAGCAGGAACTACAATCGGCGCAGGAATGTTAGCAATGCCCATTATATCGGCCAAGGTAGGTTTCTTATTTATGTCATTCACCCTATTCTGTATTTGGTTTGCTATGTTTTATACTTCCGTTCTACTAGTAAATGTCTATCGATACAATCCCACTTCTGCAGGTTTTAATACGCTAACTTTAAAATATTTAGGAAAACCCGGAGCTATTATCACCGGATTGAGTATGTTAACCTTGATGTACGCACTTGTAAGTGCCTATATAGCAGGAGGTGGGGATATTTTGAGATCCAATCTCGAACAATTATTACATTTTGAGGTCTCTCCTCAACTAAGTGCGATTCTCTTTACCCTTATTTTTGGAGGAATCATTGCCTTCGGAACCAGGGCAGTAGATTATAGTACCAAAGTTATATTTACTATAAAAATACTGTGTCTTTGTTTAGTTTTAGGACTCCTACTGCCTCATATTGAGATGGCATATTTGAGTTATGTACCACAAAGTCCTTTTCCTGTGTTAGCAACGATTCCCATTATTTTTACCTCTTTCGGATTTAGCGTGGTTATTCCAAGTTTAGTTAAGTACTTGGATGGAAACTTACGTCAACTCAAATGGGTGTTTTTTATCGGTAGTATTATCCCTTTGCTTCTATATCTAATCTGGGAACTTACCATCTTAGGAAATATTGAAAGCAGTGTATTTAGCGCGATTTTACAAAACAATGCCGGATTAGAAGGTCTACTCCTATCAATCAGAGAAATCAATAGTTCGCCGTTTATCAAAGTGGCATTTACCATTTTTGCAGCGGCCGCAATTCTAACTTCTTTTTGGGGTGTTGCACTTGCTCTAAACGATTACATCAAGGATTTGGCTAAAGATCGTCCCAAAATCAAACACAATGCTAGTGCTTTTATTTTGACGTTTCTTCCTCCAATTCTGTTTGCGTTATTCTATCCTGATGGTTTTGTTATTGCCTTGGGATATGCCTCTATTTCGCTGGTAGTTTTGGCGTTGATTATCCCGATGTTGATGCTCCAAAAAGCAAAGAAAATAGCAGGAGAAAAAACCAGCCTCTTTCAATATATCATTTATGGTTTTTTGTGGATCTTATCTATACTAATTGTGGTATTGCAGATTTTACTAGCACTCGATGCATTACCCTCTTAA
- the nadC gene encoding carboxylating nicotinate-nucleotide diphosphorylase produces the protein MISEQQFQAELNQIIVNAIREDVGDGDHSSLACIPLEARGKAQVLVKEAGVIAGVEFAQMILQYVDPRLEVEVFIPDGTAVKIGDIVLTVAGSSQSILKAERFMLNAMQRMSAIATKTRVFVDLLEGTKTKILDTRKTTPGIRAIEKWAVKIAGGENHRFALYDMIMLKDNHIDFAGGIKEAIDKTNDYLKNNKKDLKIIVEARDLDEVEQILACENVYRILLDNFDFETTKKAVVRIGNQCQTESSGNINEDTVREYALCGVDFVSSGALTHSVYNMDLSLKAVL, from the coding sequence ATGATTTCAGAACAACAATTTCAGGCTGAATTAAATCAAATTATCGTTAACGCCATACGCGAAGATGTGGGAGATGGCGATCATAGTTCATTGGCGTGTATCCCTTTAGAAGCTCGAGGAAAAGCACAAGTTTTAGTGAAAGAGGCGGGTGTTATTGCCGGAGTAGAATTTGCTCAAATGATTTTACAGTACGTTGATCCTAGATTGGAAGTTGAAGTTTTTATTCCAGATGGAACAGCTGTAAAAATAGGGGATATTGTACTTACTGTGGCAGGATCATCCCAATCGATCTTAAAAGCAGAACGCTTTATGTTGAATGCGATGCAACGCATGAGTGCTATCGCAACAAAAACACGCGTTTTTGTTGACTTACTCGAAGGAACAAAAACCAAAATATTGGATACGAGAAAAACAACACCGGGAATTCGCGCTATTGAAAAATGGGCGGTGAAAATTGCTGGTGGTGAAAATCACCGTTTTGCTTTGTATGATATGATTATGTTGAAAGACAATCACATTGACTTTGCAGGTGGAATAAAAGAAGCCATTGACAAAACGAATGATTATTTGAAAAACAACAAGAAAGATTTGAAAATCATTGTTGAAGCCCGAGATTTAGACGAGGTAGAACAGATTTTAGCTTGCGAGAATGTGTATCGCATCTTGTTGGATAATTTTGATTTTGAAACAACAAAGAAAGCAGTTGTGCGAATCGGCAATCAATGTCAAACCGAATCTTCAGGAAATATCAATGAAGATACAGTACGAGAATATGCACTTTGCGGTGTTGACTTCGTTTCGTCTGGGGCATTAACGCATTCGGTTTACAATATGGATTTAAGTTTGAAAGCAGTTTTATAG
- a CDS encoding YceI family protein gives MKKILLSVAVVAALSLASCGNKNADKATTTAEQEVAVEQGDKYTVNLTESNVTWKVGHKGGLNPRFGTLTLTAGDIAIDANGLNAGSYTVDMASIKADRASVDADEDLAKLEGHLKSPDFFDVEKNPTVDFKITKVEDFDAAKHTSTIEGANKIVSGNLTILGKTVNITFPAKVTVENGKAVMDAAFMADRTEWGLVFGTTDKDSGAALNPADWAISKDMEIGIHLVADKVNE, from the coding sequence ATGAAAAAAATTTTATTATCAGTAGCAGTAGTAGCTGCTCTTTCATTAGCCTCATGTGGAAATAAGAATGCTGATAAAGCAACAACTACAGCAGAGCAAGAAGTTGCAGTAGAACAAGGAGACAAATACACTGTTAACTTAACAGAGAGTAATGTAACTTGGAAAGTAGGACATAAAGGTGGATTAAACCCACGTTTTGGTACCTTAACTTTAACAGCTGGAGATATTGCTATTGATGCAAATGGACTAAACGCTGGTTCATATACTGTGGATATGGCTTCTATCAAAGCTGACCGTGCTTCTGTTGATGCTGATGAGGATTTAGCAAAATTAGAAGGACACTTAAAAAGTCCTGATTTCTTCGACGTAGAGAAAAACCCAACAGTTGATTTCAAAATCACAAAAGTTGAAGATTTCGATGCTGCAAAACACACTAGTACAATTGAAGGTGCAAACAAAATCGTAAGTGGAAACTTAACTATCTTAGGAAAAACTGTAAACATTACTTTCCCAGCTAAAGTAACTGTTGAGAACGGAAAAGCTGTTATGGATGCTGCATTCATGGCTGATCGTACAGAATGGGGATTAGTTTTCGGTACTACAGATAAAGATTCTGGTGCTGCACTTAACCCAGCTGATTGGGCAATTAGCAAAGACATGGAAATTGGAATTCACTTAGTTGCTGACAAAGTAAACGAATAA
- a CDS encoding YihY/virulence factor BrkB family protein — protein sequence MSREVEDKLARIPIINKIVRGLQRIRFSFLEGYSLYDLIELYLVGIIKGAFSYRAGSIAFSFFMALFPFALFILNLIPYIPIDNFQADFLQFIENSVPPNTYEAIQSIILDIMNNSYKSLLSSGFLLSIFLMTNGVFAIIGGFESSYHITISRNIIRQYLVALALSLILSFVLIFSVAFYVVLEVLIYRLAIDANWFVWLRNLYLLMVVLLTTSILYKFGAKETKGVSFISIGSVFTTILYVLTSYGFGVYVLRFARYNELYGSIGTLLVVMFYLWINCMILLLGFELNLAIRKIKLKK from the coding sequence ATGTCTAGAGAAGTAGAGGATAAGTTAGCCCGTATACCTATTATTAATAAAATAGTTCGGGGACTACAGCGGATAAGGTTTTCCTTTCTTGAGGGATACTCCTTGTATGATCTAATCGAATTGTATTTGGTTGGAATCATAAAAGGGGCCTTTTCCTATCGAGCAGGATCCATCGCCTTTAGTTTCTTTATGGCCTTGTTTCCCTTTGCACTGTTCATTCTGAATTTAATTCCCTATATCCCCATTGATAATTTTCAGGCTGACTTTTTGCAGTTTATTGAAAATTCTGTGCCACCTAATACCTACGAAGCTATTCAATCTATTATTCTCGATATTATGAATAATAGTTATAAGTCGTTGTTGTCTTCCGGATTTTTACTCTCCATTTTTTTAATGACGAATGGGGTTTTTGCTATTATTGGCGGATTTGAATCTTCTTATCATATTACAATTTCACGTAATATTATCAGACAGTATCTCGTGGCATTAGCACTTTCGCTTATTTTGTCTTTTGTTCTGATTTTTTCAGTCGCTTTTTATGTGGTATTAGAAGTGTTAATTTACCGTTTAGCTATTGATGCTAATTGGTTTGTTTGGCTGCGTAATTTGTATTTGTTGATGGTCGTATTACTGACTACATCTATTCTATATAAGTTTGGAGCGAAAGAAACCAAAGGCGTTTCCTTTATTTCCATCGGTTCGGTTTTTACTACTATTCTGTATGTTTTAACCTCGTATGGCTTCGGTGTTTACGTGCTTCGATTTGCGCGATATAACGAATTATATGGGTCAATAGGAACACTTTTAGTGGTCATGTTTTATTTGTGGATTAACTGCATGATTTTATTGTTGGGATTTGAATTAAATTTAGCGATTCGTAAAATTAAATTGAAAAAATAA
- a CDS encoding DUF2147 domain-containing protein, whose product MKNSILILLFFMGGLLTTQAQSILGKWKTFDDQTGDAKSIIEISEKGGKYQGKVIEILNPAKKDSKCEKCPGEDKGKPIEGLVIIKNLTKKGEEYTGGTIIDPQSGKEYKCSIKMNGKTKLEVRGYVGISLIGRTQTWTKM is encoded by the coding sequence ATGAAAAACTCAATACTTATACTTTTGTTTTTTATGGGGGGATTGCTTACCACTCAGGCTCAATCTATCCTTGGAAAGTGGAAAACGTTTGACGATCAAACAGGTGATGCTAAGTCTATTATAGAGATCTCAGAAAAAGGAGGGAAATACCAAGGAAAAGTTATCGAGATTTTAAATCCAGCCAAAAAGGATTCAAAATGTGAAAAATGTCCGGGTGAAGATAAAGGAAAACCAATTGAAGGTTTAGTCATTATCAAAAATCTGACGAAAAAAGGAGAAGAATATACTGGGGGAACAATTATCGACCCTCAATCTGGAAAAGAATATAAATGCTCCATCAAAATGAACGGAAAAACAAAATTAGAAGTTCGTGGCTACGTTGGGATTTCATTAATTGGACGAACGCAAACCTGGACTAAAATGTAA
- a CDS encoding YpdA family putative bacillithiol disulfide reductase: MKHIDVLIIGGGPIGIACGIEAKKAGLSYLIIEKGCLVNSLYHYPINMQFFSSSERLELDDIPFISAENKPRRKEALEYYRRVTHLHQLSIHLFETVLGVHKQAEGHFEIETSKDRYNATHVIVATGFYDFPNLLNIPGENLPKVSHYYNDPHYYAHMEVVVVGASNSSVDAALECYRKGAKVTMIVRDSAISSHVKYWVKPDIENRIAEGAIQVYYNSQLTAINPATVTLEQQGKFITLSNDFVLALTGYRPDFNFLRQLGITNQNEVDLLPTFNAETMETNISNLYLAGVVCGGLNTHTWFIENSRVHAQLIIRHITQR, from the coding sequence ATGAAACATATAGATGTACTAATTATCGGTGGTGGTCCAATCGGAATTGCCTGTGGGATTGAAGCTAAAAAAGCGGGATTATCTTATCTTATTATTGAAAAAGGTTGTTTGGTAAATTCACTCTATCACTATCCCATCAATATGCAGTTCTTCTCCTCTTCTGAGCGATTAGAACTCGATGATATTCCGTTTATTAGTGCAGAAAACAAGCCTAGACGCAAAGAAGCGTTGGAATACTACAGACGTGTAACTCATCTTCACCAATTATCAATTCATTTATTTGAAACCGTACTAGGTGTTCACAAACAAGCGGAAGGCCATTTCGAAATAGAAACCTCAAAAGACAGATATAACGCTACACACGTTATTGTTGCTACAGGTTTTTACGACTTCCCAAACCTCTTGAATATTCCTGGAGAAAACCTACCTAAGGTTTCTCATTATTACAATGATCCTCATTATTATGCCCATATGGAAGTTGTGGTAGTTGGAGCAAGTAACTCGTCCGTGGATGCAGCTTTAGAGTGCTATCGAAAAGGAGCTAAAGTAACGATGATTGTACGAGATAGTGCTATTAGTTCACACGTGAAATATTGGGTAAAACCCGACATTGAAAATCGAATCGCAGAAGGTGCGATTCAAGTTTACTACAACAGTCAACTGACAGCTATCAATCCCGCCACTGTTACCTTAGAGCAGCAAGGTAAATTCATTACGCTATCTAACGATTTTGTTTTAGCCTTGACGGGTTATCGTCCCGATTTTAATTTTTTACGTCAACTGGGAATTACCAATCAAAACGAGGTGGATTTACTACCTACATTCAATGCAGAAACGATGGAAACTAATATTTCGAACTTGTACTTAGCGGGTGTAGTTTGCGGTGGTTTAAATACACATACGTGGTTTATTGAAAATTCAAGAGTTCACGCCCAACTCATCATACGACATATAACACAACGTTAG
- a CDS encoding WG repeat-containing protein, with translation MNRVLVCFLLVVTTMGCMTSKSTHQPYMYDSGPDFVVEGMYRIIDEEGKMGFANVKGQVVIKPQFAFVFPFKNGVAKATFEGISREVKGSRGEYHYWDSPSWFYIDQKGNIVSEKTKN, from the coding sequence ATGAATAGAGTATTGGTATGTTTTCTACTCGTTGTAACAACCATGGGGTGTATGACGTCAAAATCAACACATCAGCCTTATATGTATGACAGTGGGCCTGATTTTGTTGTAGAAGGAATGTATCGCATTATCGATGAAGAGGGGAAAATGGGATTTGCCAATGTCAAAGGACAAGTGGTGATTAAACCTCAATTTGCCTTTGTTTTTCCTTTTAAAAATGGTGTAGCTAAAGCTACATTTGAAGGAATTAGTAGAGAAGTAAAAGGATCTCGAGGAGAGTATCACTATTGGGACAGCCCATCTTGGTTTTATATAGATCAAAAAGGGAACATCGTTTCTGAAAAAACAAAAAATTAG
- a CDS encoding TatD family hydrolase, with translation MKYNIHTHHPTHSADTVEIVNQDVSKVDLSIPQFSLGIHPWYIDENEIDKQLTFIEDNLHHPNCLALGECGLDKKIEIPWALQEEVFVKQLLLAEKNKKAVILHVVSAYQEVIALKKKWKITVPLIVHGFNKHQQVAASLWKNGFYLSFGSALLHNERLQETFCTVPNAFLFLETDDDATTAIAAVYAKATELRPDIAQLVEANFKRIWSKEY, from the coding sequence ATGAAATACAACATCCATACCCATCATCCAACGCATAGCGCAGATACCGTAGAAATAGTCAATCAAGACGTATCTAAAGTGGATTTAAGTATTCCTCAGTTTTCTTTGGGAATTCACCCTTGGTATATTGATGAAAATGAGATCGATAAACAACTAACTTTTATTGAAGACAATCTCCATCATCCAAATTGTTTGGCGCTAGGTGAATGTGGCTTAGATAAAAAGATTGAAATTCCGTGGGCTCTGCAAGAAGAAGTTTTTGTAAAACAATTACTTCTTGCAGAAAAAAATAAAAAAGCTGTAATTTTGCACGTCGTTTCCGCTTATCAAGAGGTTATAGCGCTAAAGAAGAAATGGAAGATTACTGTTCCACTTATTGTTCACGGGTTTAATAAGCATCAACAAGTGGCAGCAAGTTTGTGGAAAAATGGATTCTATTTATCGTTTGGCAGTGCTTTATTGCACAATGAACGATTGCAAGAAACTTTCTGTACGGTGCCTAATGCGTTTTTGTTTTTAGAAACAGACGATGATGCCACCACTGCGATTGCGGCAGTATATGCTAAGGCAACGGAATTGCGTCCTGATATTGCGCAGCTTGTAGAAGCGAATTTTAAACGGATATGGAGTAAAGAATACTAA
- a CDS encoding tRNA threonylcarbamoyladenosine dehydratase, with product MAIWQERAALLFKEEGLEKLKNANVLVVGLGGVGSFAAEFLARAGVGNMTIVDGDTVDITNINRQLPALHSTIDKPKVHVVGDRLMDINPELNLTRMEEFLSPERTHEVVTEEYDYVLDCIDSITPKINLILAAKRKRVKIISAMGAGGKMLASKIVVKDISKTDVCPLAKQIRKRLKKEGISSGVKAIFSTEKPDESSLKMTDGSNFKKSFFGTNSWMPALFGLHAAENVIRYLLSK from the coding sequence ATGGCTATTTGGCAAGAAAGAGCAGCCTTACTTTTTAAAGAAGAAGGACTAGAAAAATTAAAAAACGCCAACGTATTAGTTGTTGGATTAGGAGGAGTTGGATCATTTGCTGCTGAATTTTTAGCACGTGCAGGTGTAGGGAACATGACGATTGTTGATGGAGATACTGTGGATATCACCAACATCAATAGACAATTACCTGCATTACATTCGACCATAGACAAACCGAAAGTACACGTCGTTGGAGACCGTTTGATGGATATTAATCCCGAATTAAACTTAACGCGTATGGAAGAGTTTTTATCACCAGAACGCACCCACGAGGTAGTAACAGAAGAATATGACTATGTTTTAGATTGTATTGACAGTATTACGCCTAAGATTAATTTAATTTTAGCAGCGAAGCGCAAACGCGTGAAAATTATTAGCGCTATGGGAGCGGGAGGAAAGATGTTAGCCTCTAAAATTGTGGTCAAAGACATCAGTAAAACAGATGTGTGCCCGTTGGCAAAACAAATTCGAAAACGCTTGAAAAAAGAGGGAATCTCATCTGGAGTAAAAGCTATTTTCTCAACAGAGAAACCAGACGAAAGTAGTTTGAAAATGACGGATGGTTCGAACTTCAAAAAATCGTTTTTTGGAACAAATAGTTGGATGCCCGCTTTGTTTGGATTGCATGCAGCCGAAAACGTGATACGTTACTTATTATCTAAATAA